In Pleuronectes platessa chromosome 4, fPlePla1.1, whole genome shotgun sequence, the following proteins share a genomic window:
- the si:ch211-12e13.12 gene encoding paralemmin-2 isoform X1: MKKQGKDDTAFIPLSSPTGSGSLQIYHDYQKVAFTMYPGNANATENGSHNQRDKVASKMPDYVSKSQDRKYQDESVNRNSMWVMESSSQAFSGPEDNSTDPHETLTETSTLTFVDAHTMEDLTENHSLHGMGIVYLKEFVLIDDDDDGDMSLREKTVTDLTVMDGKAADLVCGRLLSTSTGSLSECKEESAAPEAPPSKEVKTGHETRRCCLCTLL, translated from the coding sequence ATGAAGAAGCAAGGAAAAGACGACACCGCCTTCatccctctgtcttctcctaCAGGGAGCGGCAGCCTGCAGATCTACCATGACTACCAGAAAGTGGCTTTTACGATGTATCCTGGTAACGCCAATGCCACAGAGAATGGTTCCCACAATCAGAGAGACAAGGTTGCCTCCAAGATGCCAGACTACGTCTCTAAAAGTCAAGACCGAAAGTACCAAGACGAGAGTGTGAACAGGAACTCCATGTGGGTGATGGAATCGAGCAGCCAGGCCTTCTCGGGGCCGGAGGACAACTCCACAGACCCACACGAGACCCTGACCGAGACCTCAACTCTGACCTTTGTAGACGCCCACACCATGGAGGATTTAACAGAGAACCACAGTCTCCACGGGATGGGAATTGTTTACCTAAAGGAGTTTGTCCTGatagatgatgacgatgatgggGACATGTCGCTAAGAGAGAAAACAGTCACAGACTTGACCGTCATGGATGGGAAAGCTGCTGACCTGGTGTGCGGGAGGCTGTTGTCCACCTCGACCGGCTCGTTGTCAGAGTGTAAAGAGGAATCAGCGGCTCCTGAGGCCCCACCCTCCAAGGAAGTTAAGACTGGACATGAAACTAGACGCTGCTGCCTCTGCACCCTCTTATGA
- the si:ch211-12e13.12 gene encoding paralemmin-2 isoform X2 produces the protein MKRPLGRRVQLLTTRGSGSLQIYHDYQKVAFTMYPGNANATENGSHNQRDKVASKMPDYVSKSQDRKYQDESVNRNSMWVMESSSQAFSGPEDNSTDPHETLTETSTLTFVDAHTMEDLTENHSLHGMGIVYLKEFVLIDDDDDGDMSLREKTVTDLTVMDGKAADLVCGRLLSTSTGSLSECKEESAAPEAPPSKEVKTGHETRRCCLCTLL, from the coding sequence GGAGCGGCAGCCTGCAGATCTACCATGACTACCAGAAAGTGGCTTTTACGATGTATCCTGGTAACGCCAATGCCACAGAGAATGGTTCCCACAATCAGAGAGACAAGGTTGCCTCCAAGATGCCAGACTACGTCTCTAAAAGTCAAGACCGAAAGTACCAAGACGAGAGTGTGAACAGGAACTCCATGTGGGTGATGGAATCGAGCAGCCAGGCCTTCTCGGGGCCGGAGGACAACTCCACAGACCCACACGAGACCCTGACCGAGACCTCAACTCTGACCTTTGTAGACGCCCACACCATGGAGGATTTAACAGAGAACCACAGTCTCCACGGGATGGGAATTGTTTACCTAAAGGAGTTTGTCCTGatagatgatgacgatgatgggGACATGTCGCTAAGAGAGAAAACAGTCACAGACTTGACCGTCATGGATGGGAAAGCTGCTGACCTGGTGTGCGGGAGGCTGTTGTCCACCTCGACCGGCTCGTTGTCAGAGTGTAAAGAGGAATCAGCGGCTCCTGAGGCCCCACCCTCCAAGGAAGTTAAGACTGGACATGAAACTAGACGCTGCTGCCTCTGCACCCTCTTATGA